The Dreissena polymorpha isolate Duluth1 chromosome 9, UMN_Dpol_1.0, whole genome shotgun sequence genome contains the following window.
atttatttgttttttagtttaatttgttgtagaaaatattaaaaacaagcaaccttaatcgttattttaaataataaataatgtcttgttacagttgaatttaatttttttttttttttttttaagtaactataacgctcaaaatcaacgaaaatttcgttaagtatttcgtaaaataaagttaacaccttaacaatcagtgttccttatagcaaaaaccaaaatttcaacgctagatgtggtatgattacttagatttttgtagatacaaaatgctcgtttttatttatttgtggccacaattaattccgggtgtgtagaaataacgaaatccccgtaattaccgaaatcccaataatatttattatttatcaaaatactgcgatattaagatagaatattgcaaaatacaatctattcactgatgacaaattgtttttatccatgtttggtagtgaaaaactaaaatatataacataattattgggattccgaatatgaatccatagtgcatgttttcacaagcacgatcaggtacagaaatccccgctgtaaaactcttcaagtgtcaaaaaatcatctgggtggcttattgatattagaaaaaagaggtacagacaaaaacttaacaacattatttacagcggggatttctgatTCAGAATCGGTAATGattacattgttttttatgttCAAAGTATTTGTAACTGATAATTTGTGGTTAAGGATTGAGACAAATTATGGTTAACATTGaaggatttttatgtcccccactatagtagtgggggacatattgtttttgccctgtctgttggtctgttaatggttggtctgtttgttggtctgttggttggtttgcgcaaactttaacatttgcaataacttttgcaatattgaagatagcaacttgatatttggcatgcttatgtatctcatggagctgcacattttgagtggtgaaaagtcaaggtcaaggtcatccttcaaggtcaaaggtcaaatatatgggtcaaaatcgctcatttaatgtacacttttgcaatatttcaatattcaagatagcaacttgatatttggcatgctcatggagctgcacattttgagtgctgaaaggtcaaggtcatccttcaaggtcaaaggtcaaatatatgggtcaaaatcgctcatttaatgtacacttttgcaatatttcaatattcaagatagcaacttgatatttggcatgcatgtgtaacttatggagctgcacattttgagtggtgaaaggtcaaggtcattcttcaaggtcagaggtcaaatatatgtgtccaaaattgctcatttgatgagtacttttgcaatattgaagatagcaacttgatatttggcatgtatgtgtatctcatggagctgcacattttgagtggtgaaaggtcaaggtcatcctcagAGTTTTCCCTAAGAACCGGCCGCCGGCCAAATTGACCGGTTCAATCGATTTTCTGGCCGGTTCAAATGctggtaacaaaaaaaaataatgagaggttttgcaactttgatcgatgtaattgttaaagttaagaaaagacgaaattaaacaagcgaaaacatcgatttaacatcgttttgtttatgttctttaTACTTCCGTGTGTACGTTTTACCGAACAAGTATAATTTATAACGGcgcttctcattggctgattattttgagtacgcaaataaCCACAAAACGGCGCTactcattggctgattattttgagtacgcaaataactacaaaaATCGTAACCACATGGTTTTCTCAAAATGAAACGAACCCTGAGAGATTTTTTCAGTGTGACAGCGCCTTCAAAACGTCAGAAAGgtttgtattgatgaaaatctCGATGAAAATGCATGAAAGAAATTATTCAAACAATACTTTTAGTTGAATAAAGTTTGCAATGCTGTGTTAGCCAAATACACGTGTTCAAACCCGACCCCTTGATGAGAAATAAATGGCTTTGGCATAACCAGTAGCTTAGTTATTGACTTGTTTAAAAATTCATCGCACACTATGCACAGTATAATTATTTGGCACTCCCCTcacaaatttttaaaaaaattagaaaaattccataagtgatacacaaaaaaacaagtaattttcatctctaaaatttctgtccaaacccccccaaaatgcaccattttgcgtctagattttcaaaatttttcgggggggcatgcccccggacccccctaacAGGAGTGCCTTGCTTGGCCTGTTCAAATTTTTATTTGGCCTGTTCAAATAAAAGGAAGGGAAAACCctgcatccttcaaggtcaaatatatgggtcaaaattgctcatgtaatgtcacttctgcaatattgaagctagcaattttatatttgacatgcatgtgtatctcatggagctgcacattttgagtggtgaagggtcaaggtcatccttcaaggtcaaacatcatatagggggacattgtgtttcacaaacacatcttgttatattattgacatgttgtgttgttttgttatatttttttatgtcattaggccacgactttttttttattggtttacacaatttttttggaaaatggtccatcgggcggtcgaaaaaaaaaattaaaaaaaaatccattcaatgaatagaaaaaaaaaataaaactaataacACCAGGCCGcgtgttcacaaaacaattttgcaaataaaaatcgattttaactgacagattttcatttttgccaatCAATttcaatggaaatccattttcaatgacgagcaaaatcgattttcaattggaaaaaaatgctttGTTAACACGGGGCCTGAACAAAGACAACATaacttttataaccttaacatagagacaacaaatcaaattatgcaaagaAATACATCTTTATCTTCAAATGCAATGAGCAATTGTAATCAATCCATTAATACATGATATGACTATCTAAATCACCCTATActagagcattttaataaaacacagacgtaggaacaaaatgaagagacttgcataatctccatattgtcatctgaccAAAATACATTATATGACTAGAGCATTTTAATAAACcacagacgtaggaacaaaatgaagagacgtgcataatctccatattgtcatctaaccagaatacatgtacatgatatgACTTCATGTATCTAAATCACTCTTTACTtgagcattttaataaaacacagacgtaggaacaaaataaagaGACGTGCATATTAATTCTTCATATTGTCATCTGACCAAAATACATGATATGACTATTTAAATCACTCTATACTAGAGCATCTtaataaaacacatatgtaggAACATACTAGAGCATTTTAATTAAAcacagacgtaggaacaaaatgaagagacttgcataatctccatattgtcatctgaccAAAATACATTATATGACTAGAGCATTTTAATAAACcacagacgtaggaacaaaatgaagagacgtgcattatctccatattgtcatctgaccAAAATACATGATATGACTATCTATATCACTCTATACTAGagcatttcaataaaacacagacgtaggaacaaaatgaagagacttgcataatcttcatattgtcATCTGACCAAAATGAATATGACTATGTAAATCACTCTATActagagcattttaataaaacacagacgtaggaacatactagagcattttaataaaacacagacCTGGAACAAAATGAAgcgacatgcataatctccatattgtcatctgaccaaaatacattattaaaatgactagagcattttaataaaacactgacgtaggaacaaaatgaagagacgtgcataatctccatattgtcatctgaccAAAATACATTATATGActagagcattttaataaaacacagatgtaggaacaaaatgaagagaCGTGCAtgatctccatattgtcatctgaccAAAATACAAATGACTATCTAAATCACTCTATAcaagagcattttaataaaacacagacgtaggaacaaaattaaaagacgtgcataatctccatattgtcatctgaccatgtttcaagtgccatgaaaaagtatgaagaacttttaaagttatcgcaggattcagaaaagtgtgacacttttttaagttatcgcaggattcagataAGTACAGCATTGTGAGGCCAATATGCAGAGGATGTCTTGAGagtttttaaagttatcgcaggattcagaaaagtgtgacaggactgggtgagtcacgtaaaatattgaatataatatgtatttttaaaaacaactggtagcaagatgagttgcagataactggtcagtaatcacattttaactaactcttttgacctgttaattcttttcagctcaattcaaaagtgaaaaatgcccaattcaaaagtaaaaaaagacaTTAATATCACTTGAAGTCAATGAAAGTCTAGCATTTAAAGTTTTCGTTTTCGATTCATCTTTTGAGCATTTCTTGTAGCGGGCATCTTGCCACTCTCAAGACATCCTCTGCATATCGGCCTCACAATGCTGTACTGCTGTCGAAGCGCTGTGATAGGCTCAACTTCTTCCCCCAAAATGTTAGTATCACCACAGTGATAACATATCGGAGGAAAGTTCTGTGTAActgctgaaaatataaaaaataatacatgtgtatatatttacTTGATATgggtaacatacatgtatataaatgaatcatttttcattttcagGTTTAATTAGATCAACCTTACATAACAGGCAGATGCTATACAGAACAATATGCAAAGATTGATTGCTTATTGGCACATAAAATGTTTGTTCCATGTCAACATATTTGACTTTAAAAAACTACTGtatacttttttttccaaataaagatGAGCTAATTTGTTTCTATACAATATAAAAGtatgctttatttaataattgtttttatatttactataaaagaatattttaaaattaatgctgGTCATAAATCTTATATACCTGAGTAGTATGTTGTCTCTATTTCTGTTTGACAACTCAGTCCCTCACGAACGAACACCTGTTCATGTAGGTCATGTTCTTCAGGGAATATGGCTGACCCACATGTGTAGATGACTGCATCATCCAGAAGTTCGAGTTGTCTGCACTGGTCAACCGTCAGTTTAGTTCTTGAATAGACCACGCGTCTCTTTCTGCAGTCAGCACACAGGATATATCTTCTTGCCTGAGCTGAAAGTTACAGAAAACTTCAAATCAATTCAATGTTTAGAATTCAAAATATTAAGCAAAGGATTCCTTTGGATCGAAGTAGAAAGCTCAGGTAAAAAATCCTGATTTCAGTACGATGTATATACAAATATCTGCTTATGATATTGGAGGagtattatttttattcataGAACAAAAACCTTCAATAATCTGTTATCAAGCTTCGGTCTCAGATAGTTTAATAAGTGCTTAGTAAAATAGTGTTTTTAAGGAttatgactgaatattcaaaAGTTATTCTTAGTCTGAGCTGCTTTTATATAGTTTCTTTAATATTAAAATCTAAATAGAAATAAAGAAAAGGAGACAATAGAATTTGATTGAAACCTGCAGACATATGTGATTTGTGGCGCTTGTCTGCTTCTGTCCCCAAAACCTTCCCATCGAGAGATGGTCTGGCCTCGTCAGTTGTGTTCTTTCCAATACACTCAGACAATGGTAGGAAAGAATCGTCATCGCCTTTTGTTGGGTCAGGTAACCACACAAGCTCTGATGTATCAGCACGCCTTGGGGACAGCACACAATACCAACAGTGTTCATCATCACATTTttttatctatatcaaaataacaaatatgtCAGACATGCATTTTAAATCAAGAGTGACTGTATGATTGATTTTAAGAGACATTAAACAACATAGAATGTCCTTTGCATAAAAGCATTATGGTCTATaaaatatagtatatttaatacagtatataaaatattacatgGCCAAGAGGGTTTCAGTAAAGATGTCTCCTTGAGGAATTTACAATTTTACTGAAACCCCTCAGCgatgtaacatttattttatcacaCCGAGAAATATCTATTTAAGttaaaagtaagttaaatacagtTTGTTCGTAAACTAATCatgtgattaaaaaaacactgcacaCGCTAAAGTTATAAAATAATCATCTATAATCTCTATAAACTATATAAACAGCGATATGGGACAGTGTTTATTTAAAGATAAATGGGCAAGTGCAAATCGTTTTTTGCTATAGCAGCGAGGAACAGTAAATTTTGTATTTAAGTAAATTGCTGGCCTGGAGTGTAAGAGTAAAAAATGTCCCACTTGCGCTAATGAGAAATTAACATTGTGAATAAACTTGAGATTTAATAATCCCAACTGTCAACTTCAGTGCTTTGTACAATAATTTAACAGTTGAACTGTATATGCAGTTAAACTTTTATGTGTTTAAACACCTAAACTAACAACAGCTATTGCTGCAAAAATATATACACACCTGAAATGTGTAATTTCGTTTCCTGCAGTGTGCGTTAAAGAACGCCTTCAGACGTGGTGGAGCCTTGTCGAGATCTTTACAGGCTGTTACAGGGCTGGATTCTTCTGCATCATGATCATTGAAGATTTCAAGGCACTCCATCATCTGTTCTATCTCACCATCTGATGCAGCATCATGGGCAACaacattttcatgatttttctTTAGCTGGCTAAACCTCTGCTTAAGAAGTGctaaaactgggtttaatgattCAATGAGACTTTGCTTCAACTCCTCCGTCCTCTCTGCTGCATTTCTCAGCTTCTTCAGTGATGTAAGTGATTTTGTTCTATATTCCAGAACATCTGTCATAGGGCTTCTTTCAAGAGCAACATTCTGCAGTGCTAAATTCAAAAGGCTCATACACCTTTCAGCAGGATTATTGTAACACTGACAAGGAGCTGTGCGCACAGCTATTAGCATGTCAATGTCCAAACTCACAAACATAGCAATATACGCCAGTTGAACACTCCAGTATGTTGTACGATGATCTGGCCCCCCATCAGTGTATACAAATAACCTAGGTTTGTTCAGTGAGACACCATCATCACTTTCTGTTTCCCTAAGAATTTTTACAGTTTCTGTTGTGTGCCTTGCTGCTGATGAAGGGCTGAAGACTTTGTCTTTTACCACAACATGAATCTGGCCATTATAATAGCTGTCTTTTGAATCTTCTGGAATATGCACCTTGAACAGAACTGATGGAACAGCTCCATGGACATGGAAATCATGGTCCAATGATGCCAGCTTGGCAGCAACTGGCACCAATGACTTATTGTGTGCCCTAACTCCAGTGGACACTGGTTTCCCAGGCTCTCCTATTGGCACGACACTTTTGTTATCCAAGCAGATGAACACTGATTCATCACGTAGGTTTGAAGCCATCTCCTTCATCATGGTGTACTGATGGAAAGCAAAATTTGCATCTGGATGTTTTGCTCTGATGATTCTCTGCTGCACTGCAAACTTGACATTGAACCGGCCCGTATAGCACATTGCGCTTCGTGTGTAAGCATTCGAAGGCCAGAAGTTAAACTGAACCCAAGATTTTGACGGAATGGATGCATCTTTTGGCAAATCTTTTGCCACAGTCTCAATTAAATTTTCAACACTAATAGCGACTGGCATGTACAGCTTGTCCCCATGTCTCCTTTCATCTACAACACCAATATTGTCTAAATGAGAGCTCATTAAATCCCAAAATGGATCAAGTCTAGTGTCCTTTGGTCTGCCATTATTTTTTCTCAAGTCGTACAATAGTTCAGTACTGTCAGAGTTCAAAAGAAACTCTGTAACCCTATTGTTAACTTCTTCTTGATGTCGACTTTCTGCAGCAGTATCGTCTTCTGTCAAAAACCTATACATGTGACGCAAAACAGCAGGTTTGGGTCCACATTTGGAGTACTTCAAGAAGAACGATTTTCTCATACCACGAGTGGAAAACTTCGGCAGATCATGTTTTATAGCAGTAACAGCTTGAAGATCACCATCTGGGTCAGCTGGACTCTTCCAGATGAAGGTATAGTTACCTATATAGTTACCATACTTGTGACTGTAAAGTTTTGTCTGGAATGGTAACTGCAGTGCAGCTAACCACTTCTTCTTGTCATAAGCATCTTCTGGCTCAAAGTCATGGAGGAAAAGTGGCTCAAAGTCCTTTAGCAGTTTTATGGACTCGTACACTTTTGTATACTGCTCACTTAATTCACCATCAGAACACACCTGCACATCACGCATTACATTACTGTCATCCAATGATCTCACCGGCTCATTTAGTTGTCTGTTTGCTGCTGATCTTTGGACCTGTTGCTTTAAGAAATCTGCATACTTTATCATGGAAGATGTAAGTTTCTCACACTTAACTCGAAAGTTTGCAAATTGTTTGTTCAGGAAATAGCCACAAGATGTCATAGCTACCATGCTAGCAATTTTTTCGTCCAGTTTTTCAACAAGGACCtggaaacaaaaataatttctATAAATAAATGATCATATTACACTTTCTTGTTGTTTATACGTTTTATCAATTGACATTGAAATGCTTCAGGCCTCAGAGCAAAACTAATTTCTCTATTTTTATCTTTGACAAACATTCtaactaagtttcatcaagactttGTTCATCAACATGGCCTCAAAAGTGGATTTTGCTCCTCCGATAGGATTGTCAAAACAAATATTCTATTTAAGTTTTATCAAGATCtaattataacaagggctgtttgtaaaacatgcatgccccccatatgggctgtccgttgtagcggcagccattgtgtgaatacgatttttgtcactgtgaccttgacctttgacctagtgacctcaaaatcaataggggtcatctgcgagtcatgatcaatgtacctatgaagtttcatgatcctaggcccaagcgttcttgagttatcgtctgacaaccacctggtggacggacagacagaccgaccgacatcagcaaagcaatataccccctcttcttcgaaggggggcataaatatggccTTTAGGGTTGTAACAAAGTTTTTCTACAATTGGCTGCGTGACTTATTTTAATACTAAAACCAATGCAAAATTAAATGTTCCTCTgacattattaaacaagagcgATTGGTTATCACATGTGTCGCATGATGGTAACAATTTAACAGTTGTATACCTTTAAAACTAAGCACTTTTAATGATACACTTCATTGTGCTTTATCACTATATCAAGTTTCAAGTTGGCATCTTCAATACTCCAAGAGATATGCTCTGGAAACGATTTTCAAACAATATGAGATAACTCAAAAATGGGACCACTTCCCCTCATTGAGCTTTATCACTTTATCAAGTTTCCAGTTGGTATCTACATTAGTTTGACAGTTATGCTCAGGAAATGAtttgtgacggacggacagacgacggagaCGTGATCCATATATGTCGCAACTACTCTGTAGCAGGCGACGCAATAAAAACGCGTACCTTGGGCTCTTTTCTCTTTTGAGACCTCCAGTTGTTGAACCCACTTAATTTTTCAAACTCCGGATAGTTTATCGACCTGGCTTTAAGTTTCTCCCAGTGTGGGTCCAGATACCATAGTGTCTCGGCTAAGGTACTAACTATCATCTTTCCTGTTGTGTCCACCtggataaaatattttacattagcAATTCAAAATGCCTTTTATACTACAATTAATGGACAGTATTCTAGCCATCTAAATGTTCTTAAAGTTTTTGTAGGTTTAAAATAGGCCTattaaacaaattacaatttaattcAAACTAGCACCAAATAAATTATTTACTAATGTTCAGTACTTctaaatactttttaaagtggTCATGTTTGCTTTCCTTGAATACTGTTGAGGCaaaaatgatatatataaaaTCAAATCCTTAGAAACAATTACTTAAACCAACCTGCATTGGTGTAAACCTAACATCATTTTGTGCCAGGAGTAAAAGCACCTCATTGTAAAGTTTATCTTTGGAGTTTTGGACCGGTctgaaatgtacatatatatagaatctggcacgagttgtcacatcataccatattttattaaacgagtgcaggaattttgttagtaaacgAGCATTTAGTGAGCTTACTTACGAATCTcctggacgagttaaataaaatttggtatgatatgacaacaagtgtcagatctttttatcacatgcttttaaatgagcaaattcaatactaaaatatttacgcaaacaatgataaatcccgaatgttgtttacagtttgtgacatcatttgacattgcaacgtcatgtcagcaaaataacaaaatgcgattgggcAATAAACGAAAAAccaagccaatgaaaacgcttcaaGTATATTACACATATGTAAGATAAAAatttatgtaatggttatattacatgggaaacagggtaagGCATGTGATGTATATGCAAAATAAAAGGGTACACATTTCATATTAATGTTTAAGAATAAATTTATCATACTAATGAAATGTTGT
Protein-coding sequences here:
- the LOC127846446 gene encoding uncharacterized protein LOC127846446 encodes the protein MSAAQARRYILCADCRKRRVVYSRTKLTVDQCRQLELLDDAVIYTCGSAIFPEEHDLHEQVFVREGLSCQTEIETTYYSAVTQNFPPICYHCGDTNILGEEVEPITALRQQYSIVRPICRGCLESGKMPATRNAQKMNRKRKL